A genome region from Methanosphaera sp. WGK6 includes the following:
- a CDS encoding MotA/TolQ/ExbB proton channel family protein gives MDVIQPIISTLHDILSMFQSGGIIVYILTIIGLYGLFLAIEKILYLRQASQVDLSEIMIIVNESMAHGGSLEALRAIGNYKTPNSRIISEALKIGYRSKSEVEDNMEQVFIVEMSKMMNGLSTIQTIIEVAPLIGLIGTVIGMWYTFKELGVNSDMTLMANGIYIAIITTIFGLAVAIILLPLYTYIKSKIETQLDNIEIAKKMSNWRYAEMKVWIESDKEEVISALQESPGIIRVKEIDDGQANLKIDIKPNMLEKGIKTIIRERSDTSSRIVESKLKQ, from the coding sequence ATGGACGTTATACAACCAATTATTTCCACATTGCATGATATTTTATCTATGTTCCAGAGTGGTGGAATTATAGTATATATACTTACAATAATAGGACTTTATGGTTTATTTCTTGCAATTGAAAAAATACTTTATTTACGTCAAGCATCCCAAGTTGACTTATCTGAAATAATGATTATTGTTAATGAATCGATGGCCCATGGAGGTTCTCTAGAAGCATTACGTGCTATTGGTAATTATAAAACTCCAAATTCACGTATTATTTCTGAAGCTCTTAAAATTGGATATAGAAGTAAATCAGAAGTAGAAGATAATATGGAACAAGTATTCATTGTTGAAATGAGTAAAATGATGAATGGTCTTTCAACAATACAAACTATAATTGAAGTTGCACCATTAATTGGATTAATAGGTACTGTTATAGGAATGTGGTATACTTTCAAAGAATTAGGTGTTAATAGTGATATGACACTTATGGCAAATGGTATTTACATTGCTATTATAACAACTATCTTTGGATTAGCAGTTGCAATTATACTATTACCATTATATACTTATATTAAAAGTAAAATAGAGACTCAACTAGATAATATCGAAATTGCTAAAAAAATGAGTAATTGGAGATATGCTGAAATGAAAGTTTGGATTGAATCTGATAAAGAAGAAGTCATATCAGCATTACAAGAATCTCCAGGTATAATTAGAGTTAAAGAAATTGATGATGGTCAAGCAAATCTTAAAATAGACATAAAACCAAACATGCTAGAAAAAGGTATTAAAACAATTATACGTGAACGTTCTGATACATCAAGTAGAATCGTAGAAAGTAAATTAAAACAATAA
- a CDS encoding biopolymer transporter ExbD: MTIDTKRFKDRIEQQTPNINLVPLLDVIFTVMIFLLVLLSQQPLNDIDNYTQDQISAKPTSQSGNSDYYLLPLNGLKKVTVNGVDYSDNIRNGAIAVHTRVMDEGQIIMDSSTGTISIQSPEDLEDIAVKAPASTSSSSST, from the coding sequence ATGACTATTGATACTAAAAGGTTTAAGGATAGAATTGAACAACAAACCCCTAATATAAACCTAGTACCTCTTCTTGATGTTATATTTACAGTTATGATTTTTTTACTCGTACTATTAAGCCAACAACCTTTGAATGATATAGATAATTATACACAAGACCAGATATCTGCAAAACCTACAAGTCAAAGTGGTAATTCAGATTATTATTTATTACCATTGAATGGATTAAAAAAAGTTACAGTGAATGGCGTTGACTATTCTGATAATATTAGAAATGGTGCTATCGCAGTACATACAAGAGTAATGGATGAGGGTCAGATTATAATGGACTCCTCTACTGGAACAATATCGATTCAGTCGCCAGAGGACTTAGAAGATATTGCAGTTAAAGCACCAGCTAGCACCAGTAGTAGCTCGAGTACGTGA
- a CDS encoding IMP cyclohydrolase, whose translation MYLGRIISIGSNDEGVYASYRVSSRSFPNRQSIVNEEKVAIIPTEGSEDDIYKNPYISYNCIDIIDDICVVTNGSHTDIIAGKIREGMNMRDAVALSLLAMDYEKDDYHTPRIGGAINMKGEGYIGIITDSGMEVKKVNPGEAYYVSVYEHNTPKEVEYNVKNATEATEYIYDKGIFSEFTHPVTSCAAFGKDKWEIDVKNP comes from the coding sequence ATGTATCTTGGAAGAATAATTTCAATAGGAAGTAACGATGAAGGAGTTTATGCATCATATAGAGTATCTAGTAGATCATTTCCTAATCGTCAATCAATCGTAAATGAAGAAAAAGTAGCTATCATACCTACTGAAGGATCAGAAGACGATATCTATAAAAACCCATACATAAGTTATAATTGTATTGATATAATTGATGATATCTGTGTTGTGACCAATGGTTCTCATACTGATATAATAGCAGGAAAAATAAGAGAAGGTATGAATATGCGTGATGCTGTTGCATTATCATTACTTGCAATGGACTATGAAAAAGATGATTACCACACACCCCGTATAGGTGGAGCCATAAACATGAAAGGTGAAGGATATATTGGTATTATTACTGATAGTGGTATGGAAGTTAAAAAAGTAAACCCTGGTGAAGCATACTATGTATCTGTATATGAACATAACACACCTAAAGAAGTAGAGTATAATGTAAAAAATGCTACTGAAGCTACTGAATACATTTATGATAAAGGTATTTTTAGTGAATTCACCCATCCTGTAACCTCATGTGCCGCATTTGGTAAAGACAAATGGGAAATTGATGTTAAAAATCCTTAA
- a CDS encoding coenzyme F420-0:L-glutamate ligase: MNLEIIGIKEFPLIKKNDNLAEIIYDTLCKNNIRLKKDDVLVLAETVVSKAECNYVKIEDVKPSKEAYDISDKSNKDPKQCQIILDHTKKMIRCQPGLIITETEHGFICANSGIDNSNCEEGYVTPLPVNPDKSARIIKQYLDNKFNTEIGVIISDTQGRAWRVGAIGVAIGISGLHPITDFRGSTDLYGQELMSTIEGTADELASAASLIMGQSNSGMCLVLIRGYDSSLIRCKSDESTIQEIIRDEENDAFR, translated from the coding sequence ATGAATTTAGAAATTATAGGAATTAAAGAATTTCCACTTATTAAAAAAAATGATAATTTAGCTGAAATTATATATGATACCCTCTGTAAAAACAATATTCGACTAAAAAAAGATGATGTGTTAGTACTTGCAGAAACAGTAGTTTCTAAAGCTGAATGTAATTATGTTAAGATAGAAGATGTTAAACCTTCCAAAGAAGCATATGATATATCTGATAAAAGTAATAAAGACCCAAAACAATGCCAAATTATTCTGGATCATACAAAGAAAATGATTAGATGCCAACCAGGTTTAATTATTACTGAAACAGAACATGGATTTATCTGTGCTAACTCAGGAATTGACAATAGTAATTGTGAAGAAGGTTATGTTACACCACTCCCAGTAAATCCGGATAAAAGTGCTAGAATAATAAAACAATACCTTGATAATAAATTTAATACTGAAATAGGAGTTATTATTTCAGATACACAAGGAAGAGCATGGCGTGTTGGTGCAATTGGTGTTGCTATAGGTATTAGTGGTTTACATCCAATTACTGATTTTAGAGGAAGCACTGATCTTTATGGGCAAGAACTAATGAGTACAATTGAAGGTACTGCTGATGAACTTGCAAGTGCAGCATCTCTTATTATGGGCCAGTCAAATAGTGGTATGTGTCTTGTTTTAATAAGAGGTTATGATTCCTCATTAATTAGATGTAAATCTGATGAATCAACAATTCAAGAAATTATCCGTGACGAAGAAAATGATGCTTTTAGATAG
- the cofD gene encoding 2-phospho-L-lactate transferase, translating into MITILSGGTGTPKLLQGIKEVVNTSELNIIVNTLENDYFSGVYVSADIDTVLYTMSNLINDKLWYGRSDDTFYTHDTLEKLGFHETLRIGDKDRALKIQKTELMKKYTLQKAVEIQKNELGINANILPMSNNESQVSIKTREGLMNFHDFLITNQSSPEVEDIIYSEVEPAEGVIESIEESDHVIIGPSNPITSINPIISMPGVKKALKKTYVTSVSPFIGDDAVSGPASKFMKAKGYDSNCVGVCLVYKDFLNHYIINNTDNKYKNNIEKMVPEVSVENIILKTMEDKINLAKKILQIE; encoded by the coding sequence ATGATTACTATTCTTTCAGGAGGTACAGGTACTCCCAAATTATTACAAGGTATTAAAGAAGTGGTTAATACTAGTGAACTAAATATTATTGTTAATACACTAGAAAATGATTATTTTTCGGGAGTGTATGTTTCTGCAGATATAGATACTGTTCTTTATACTATGAGTAATTTAATTAATGATAAATTATGGTATGGTCGTAGTGATGATACATTTTATACACATGATACTTTAGAAAAACTTGGTTTTCATGAAACCCTACGTATTGGTGATAAAGACCGTGCTTTAAAAATACAGAAAACAGAATTAATGAAAAAATATACACTACAAAAGGCAGTAGAAATACAAAAAAATGAACTAGGTATAAATGCAAATATACTTCCAATGAGTAACAACGAATCACAAGTTTCAATTAAAACACGTGAAGGTTTAATGAATTTTCATGATTTTCTAATAACCAACCAATCAAGCCCCGAAGTAGAAGACATCATATACTCTGAAGTTGAACCAGCAGAAGGTGTTATTGAGTCTATTGAAGAAAGTGACCATGTGATAATTGGACCCTCAAATCCTATAACATCAATAAATCCTATTATAAGTATGCCTGGCGTTAAAAAAGCATTAAAAAAAACATATGTTACTAGTGTATCTCCTTTTATAGGAGATGATGCTGTCAGTGGTCCTGCAAGTAAATTCATGAAAGCAAAAGGATATGATAGTAATTGTGTTGGTGTTTGCTTAGTGTATAAAGATTTTCTTAATCATTACATAATAAATAATACTGACAATAAATATAAAAATAACATAGAGAAAATGGTACCTGAAGTATCTGTAGAGAATATTATATTAAAAACTATGGAAGATAAAATAAATTTAGCTAAAAAGATACTTCAAATAGAATAA
- a CDS encoding GTP cyclohydrolase III: protein MIQITLIQIDNYGPWTVTPNPRTEPDLQALQSRLYGDLEREFGAHGGIVFFNRFDNLIAVSNGMNYEDHALIQRSIRNRYPITISMGIGTAETAIEAQKIATEMIQKGGGAQSSERCEVLNIDSLANDNDSVQIAHIDIDDITTTLTDIETAYDTSKIVYKVLYELMEELSNIGGMCFFIGGDNYMSPSNGISEDQIRDALKRVDKKTGVTLKAGIGIAKKAARAADLADIGLEDIRADVTDDSVLVFNDLN from the coding sequence ATGATACAAATTACATTAATACAAATAGATAATTATGGACCTTGGACTGTTACACCAAATCCACGAACAGAACCCGATTTACAAGCTCTACAATCTAGATTATATGGAGATTTAGAAAGAGAATTTGGTGCACATGGAGGAATAGTTTTCTTCAACAGATTTGACAATTTAATAGCTGTAAGTAATGGTATGAATTATGAAGACCATGCTTTAATTCAAAGATCAATTAGAAACAGATACCCTATTACAATTAGTATGGGCATAGGTACTGCAGAAACTGCTATTGAAGCTCAAAAAATTGCTACAGAAATGATACAAAAAGGTGGAGGAGCACAATCATCAGAAAGATGTGAAGTATTAAATATTGATTCATTAGCTAATGATAATGATAGTGTACAAATTGCACATATTGATATTGATGATATTACAACAACATTAACTGATATTGAAACAGCTTATGATACATCAAAAATAGTATATAAAGTACTTTATGAACTAATGGAAGAATTATCAAATATTGGTGGAATGTGTTTCTTTATTGGTGGAGATAATTATATGTCACCATCTAATGGAATTTCAGAAGATCAAATAAGAGATGCTCTTAAACGTGTTGACAAAAAAACAGGTGTTACTCTAAAAGCAGGTATAGGTATTGCTAAAAAAGCTGCCCGTGCTGCTGACTTAGCAGACATTGGATTAGAAGATATTAGAGCAGATGTTACTGATGATTCCGTGCTTGTATTCAATGACTTAAATTAA
- a CDS encoding tRNA-dihydrouridine synthase codes for MNVLSAMAGITDGEFCKKFTKQNINIITLGGYNTDMESFKAGLENSVENRREFLTCPHHLSVEISEQIELIKEYNPSWNGLINVNLRGTRPESFKILKDNKDIDILEINAHCRQKATVNAGAGQALLQNPDMLAEILEEVSKHSYYDICVKIRANVCNVDTLKIIELIESYNVKYLHVDATNPGIMEADYDILNKITNMTNMHIIGNNSVTCHEDYLKMKDTGVDSVSVARAAMDGDVTHIFNEK; via the coding sequence ATGAATGTATTATCTGCAATGGCTGGAATTACAGATGGTGAATTTTGTAAGAAATTTACAAAACAAAATATTAATATTATAACATTAGGTGGTTACAATACAGATATGGAAAGCTTTAAAGCAGGACTTGAAAATTCTGTTGAAAATAGACGAGAATTTTTAACATGTCCCCATCATTTATCTGTTGAAATATCCGAACAAATCGAACTAATAAAAGAATATAATCCATCATGGAATGGATTAATAAATGTTAATTTACGAGGAACTAGACCAGAATCATTTAAAATTCTTAAAGATAATAAAGATATAGATATTTTAGAAATTAATGCGCATTGCAGACAAAAAGCTACTGTTAATGCGGGTGCAGGACAAGCATTATTGCAAAATCCCGACATGTTAGCAGAAATCCTAGAAGAAGTTTCTAAACATTCCTATTATGATATTTGTGTTAAAATTCGTGCTAATGTATGTAATGTAGATACTTTGAAAATTATTGAACTAATAGAATCATATAATGTTAAATATTTACATGTAGATGCTACAAATCCCGGAATTATGGAAGCAGATTATGATATTCTTAATAAAATTACTAACATGACAAATATGCATATAATTGGAAATAATAGTGTAACCTGCCATGAGGATTATTTGAAAATGAAAGATACTGGTGTAGATAGTGTTTCTGTTGCACGTGCTGCTATGGATGGAGATGTAACTCATATATTTAATGAAAAGTAA
- a CDS encoding methanogenesis marker 9 domain-containing protein — MGWDDAPAHVCRGGDVRGLAFCCPPVKPCPVHTKIAEVGLSPQEFVNIKEEFGKRTELGKGTGTCFGSLIWCCKGSKPCPLRDSVLQSIGMSMDTYMTLKKELAEEIVKHSNVNSITYSEEDVATLASTFEISVEEAKSALNESGNDLKTAIKNLRLKSL, encoded by the coding sequence ATGGGATGGGATGATGCGCCAGCTCATGTATGTAGAGGAGGAGATGTAAGAGGTTTAGCTTTTTGCTGCCCACCTGTAAAACCATGTCCAGTACATACTAAAATAGCAGAAGTAGGTTTAAGTCCACAAGAATTTGTGAACATTAAAGAAGAATTTGGTAAAAGAACAGAACTTGGAAAAGGAACAGGAACCTGTTTCGGATCCTTAATTTGGTGTTGTAAAGGCTCAAAACCATGTCCTCTAAGAGATTCTGTACTTCAATCCATAGGTATGTCTATGGACACATATATGACATTAAAAAAAGAATTGGCAGAAGAAATTGTGAAACATTCTAATGTTAATAGCATAACCTATTCCGAAGAAGATGTTGCTACTCTTGCATCAACATTCGAAATTAGTGTTGAAGAAGCTAAATCAGCATTAAATGAATCAGGAAATGATTTAAAAACTGCAATTAAAAATCTTAGACTTAAAAGTTTATAA
- a CDS encoding bifunctional precorrin-2 dehydrogenase/sirohydrochlorin ferrochelatase — protein MGLTSLFLDMIDKNVLIIGTGSVGIRRTRRFLDAGANVSIITKNLDDKIRKEFQDKGAKFYEEKYLDELIDTCDLVVVATDDLKLNQDISIKAQDKLVNCASDISLSNVIVPSTFNIGPVTVSLYTGSKSPLMAKELRKKIQKIITEEDIMNIELQEYLRILLKEHIPSQKERKQYMISINSNSEIQELLKNGELEKAKTYVKNIILN, from the coding sequence ATGGGATTAACATCACTATTTTTAGATATGATTGATAAAAATGTATTAATTATAGGTACAGGTTCTGTTGGAATTAGAAGAACTAGACGCTTTTTAGATGCAGGAGCTAATGTTTCTATTATCACTAAAAATCTTGATGATAAAATAAGAAAAGAATTTCAAGATAAAGGTGCTAAATTCTATGAAGAAAAATATCTTGATGAATTAATTGATACCTGTGATTTAGTAGTTGTTGCTACTGATGATTTAAAACTTAATCAAGACATTTCCATTAAAGCTCAAGATAAACTAGTTAATTGTGCTAGTGATATTTCATTAAGTAATGTTATTGTTCCATCCACATTTAATATAGGTCCTGTGACTGTTTCTTTATATACTGGTTCTAAAAGTCCTCTTATGGCCAAAGAATTACGTAAAAAGATTCAAAAGATAATTACTGAAGAAGACATTATGAATATTGAATTACAAGAATATCTTAGAATATTACTTAAAGAACATATTCCTAGTCAAAAAGAAAGAAAACAATATATGATTAGTATAAATTCAAATAGTGAAATACAAGAATTACTTAAAAATGGTGAATTAGAAAAAGCTAAGACTTATGTTAAAAATATAATTTTAAATTAA
- the hemA gene encoding glutamyl-tRNA reductase — MLANIRIDFKIADIETMENSYTKLDSIIKELHEKIEIKEEITLKTCNRYEVYLIVDEDINIPTTTFIVEKDDVAINHLLRLASGLESMIMGEDQILGQIKTARKNAIKNNTIGPKLEKVFTKAIHVGQSIRKNTHINEGGVSIGSGAVELIEEKYGSLEGKNVLIVGAGEMGTVVSKALLEKGTNAIVVANRTYDKAIELAKELDGIAIKFNEMDKSLDKIDVLISATGAPHILINKERLSFLPEHHLSNMIMLDLANPRDIDDNVRELNIKLFNIDDLRYITDKNKERRVQEAIKAEAIIEEETILLKAALKEMEITPILSSLNIEAEKIRTQEIEKTLHMLDLNEKETKIINQLTRSITDKLLFNIIKNLKAAVNNDDDEAIDNAKKILLKYPE, encoded by the coding sequence ATGCTAGCAAATATTCGTATAGATTTTAAGATAGCTGATATAGAGACTATGGAAAATTCTTATACTAAATTAGATAGTATAATTAAAGAATTACATGAAAAAATTGAAATTAAAGAAGAAATAACTTTAAAAACATGTAATAGATACGAAGTTTACTTAATTGTAGATGAAGATATCAATATTCCAACAACCACATTTATTGTAGAAAAGGATGATGTTGCTATTAATCATTTATTAAGATTAGCATCAGGTTTAGAATCCATGATTATGGGTGAAGATCAAATTCTCGGACAAATAAAAACTGCACGTAAAAATGCTATAAAAAATAACACTATTGGACCTAAACTTGAAAAAGTATTTACAAAGGCAATACATGTTGGCCAATCCATACGTAAAAATACTCATATTAATGAAGGTGGTGTTTCAATTGGAAGTGGTGCTGTAGAATTAATTGAAGAAAAATATGGTTCACTTGAAGGAAAAAATGTTCTCATAGTTGGCGCAGGTGAAATGGGAACTGTTGTTTCAAAGGCATTACTTGAAAAAGGAACTAATGCTATTGTAGTGGCTAATAGAACCTATGATAAAGCTATAGAACTTGCTAAAGAACTAGATGGAATTGCTATTAAATTTAATGAAATGGATAAATCTCTTGATAAAATAGATGTTCTTATAAGTGCTACTGGAGCCCCTCATATTTTAATAAACAAGGAAAGATTATCCTTTTTACCAGAACATCATTTGTCAAATATGATTATGCTGGACTTGGCAAATCCTCGTGATATTGATGATAATGTGCGTGAGTTAAATATTAAATTATTTAATATAGATGATTTAAGATACATTACTGATAAAAATAAAGAACGTCGTGTTCAAGAAGCTATTAAAGCAGAAGCTATTATTGAAGAAGAAACCATTCTTCTTAAAGCAGCACTTAAAGAAATGGAAATAACACCAATTTTATCTTCACTTAATATTGAAGCTGAAAAAATAAGAACTCAAGAAATTGAGAAAACATTACACATGCTTGATTTAAATGAAAAAGAAACTAAAATTATTAATCAATTAACTAGAAGTATAACTGATAAATTATTATTTAACATAATTAAAAATTTAAAAGCAGCTGTTAATAATGATGATGATGAAGCAATTGATAATGCTAAAAAAATCCTTCTTAAATACCCTGAATAG
- a CDS encoding universal stress protein, translated as MFEKILLPTDGSKNSEKAIEYALSIIDKKESEIIILNVVDSVYLTGLPEEDLITKSELILEEESKKVTKHVEDIIKNLEKEKGIDASKLTLTPMTLEGNAADVILKVSENENIDLIVIASSGKHMLDRFLLGSVTEKTVRHTKVPILVIPNK; from the coding sequence ATGTTCGAAAAAATATTATTACCTACAGATGGTTCTAAAAATTCTGAAAAAGCTATTGAATATGCATTATCCATTATTGATAAAAAAGAATCTGAAATTATCATACTTAATGTTGTAGATAGTGTGTACTTAACAGGACTTCCAGAAGAAGATTTAATTACAAAATCAGAACTTATCTTAGAAGAAGAAAGTAAAAAAGTAACTAAACATGTTGAAGATATAATTAAAAATCTTGAAAAAGAAAAAGGTATCGATGCAAGTAAACTGACTCTCACACCTATGACCCTCGAAGGTAATGCTGCTGACGTTATTCTAAAAGTTTCTGAAAACGAAAATATAGATTTAATTGTTATTGCAAGTAGTGGAAAACATATGCTTGACAGATTCTTATTAGGTAGTGTGACTGAAAAAACAGTGCGCCATACTAAAGTACCTATACTTGTTATTCCTAACAAATAA
- the gatD gene encoding Glu-tRNA(Gln) amidotransferase subunit GatD, with the protein MVYEGYLKDFLDISNITVGDIVKITKANVEHTGMLLEKPDYTNKDTIIIKLNSGYNIGVNIKDAKIEKISEGSKPQIELDPVDKQISKDKQNLSILSTGGTVASVIDYKTGAVHPAFTADDLLRATPELVDHANITAKAIFNILSENMKPEYWKKTAEEVYNEINNGADGVVIAHGTDTMHYTASALSFMIDTPVPIVLTGAQRSSDRPSSDAFTNLMASVTAAKSDVAEVTICMHGTEDDSYCDLHRGTRARKMHTSRRDTFTSINMNPIAKIEDNTVTINDIEVPYTKRNEETLALNNDISEKVALIKMYPGIAPELIDIYVDKGYEGLVIEGTGLGHCSDEVIESISRATSEKIPVVMTSQCIFGRTNMNVYSSGRRLLQNNVISVSDMLPETAYTKLSWVTGQTENLNEIQKLMQTNLKGEMDTTLSQNYFIKN; encoded by the coding sequence TTGGTATATGAAGGCTATCTGAAAGATTTTCTGGACATATCAAACATTACTGTAGGTGACATAGTAAAAATAACAAAAGCTAATGTAGAACACACAGGAATGCTTCTTGAAAAACCAGATTATACAAACAAAGACACCATTATAATAAAATTAAATAGTGGATATAATATTGGTGTAAACATAAAAGATGCTAAAATAGAAAAAATCAGTGAAGGATCAAAACCACAAATAGAACTTGATCCTGTTGACAAACAAATATCAAAAGATAAACAAAATCTATCTATACTTTCTACTGGTGGAACAGTCGCAAGTGTTATTGACTATAAAACAGGGGCAGTACACCCTGCATTCACAGCAGATGACCTACTGCGTGCAACACCAGAATTAGTAGACCATGCCAACATTACTGCAAAAGCAATATTCAATATTCTAAGTGAAAACATGAAACCAGAATATTGGAAAAAAACAGCAGAAGAAGTATATAATGAAATTAATAATGGTGCAGATGGAGTAGTTATTGCTCATGGAACAGATACCATGCATTATACTGCATCAGCATTAAGTTTCATGATAGATACCCCCGTACCTATTGTTTTAACAGGTGCACAAAGAAGTTCTGACAGACCATCCTCAGATGCATTTACAAATCTTATGGCTTCAGTTACTGCTGCAAAATCAGATGTTGCTGAAGTAACAATCTGTATGCATGGTACAGAAGATGATTCATACTGTGATTTACACAGAGGAACAAGAGCACGTAAAATGCATACATCCCGTAGAGATACATTCACAAGTATAAATATGAATCCTATCGCTAAAATAGAAGATAATACTGTAACAATTAATGATATAGAAGTCCCATATACAAAAAGAAATGAAGAAACACTTGCATTAAATAATGATATTTCTGAAAAAGTTGCATTAATTAAAATGTATCCCGGTATTGCACCAGAACTTATAGATATCTATGTAGATAAAGGATATGAGGGTCTTGTAATTGAAGGAACAGGACTAGGACATTGTTCTGATGAAGTAATTGAAAGTATTTCCCGTGCAACTAGTGAAAAAATTCCAGTTGTAATGACTTCACAATGTATATTTGGACGTACAAACATGAATGTATATAGTAGTGGTCGTAGATTATTACAAAATAATGTAATTTCTGTAAGTGATATGTTACCTGAAACAGCATATACTAAATTATCTTGGGTAACTGGACAAACAGAAAACTTAAATGAAATACAAAAATTAATGCAAACAAATCTTAAAGGAGAAATGGATACAACATTATCCCAAAATTACTTTATAAAAAACTAA